The window AAAGATGGAGACAGAACCACGAAAGGTTCGAACAGAAGGTTCATCGTCGCAACCAGGCCTAGCAAATTCAACGGTTCTATGGGATAATCGATCAGTCTGAAGAGGTTCCACACCGCCAGCATCGTCGCAGCCCTGAGCGCCGATGGAGAAGGTCCCGTCATGAGCGCGAACATGAAGGTCAACAGTGTAGACAGTGATCTGCGCACGAAGAGGCTGTGGGTGAAGAGCGATACGAGTAAATCGAACAGTGTGTAAACGATCCCAACGTGCAATCCAGAAACCGCAAACAGGTGTGCCAGGCCACTCTTCCTCACCCTCTCAGCCTGGGACGCATCGAAGGAAGGATCCGAAAAGACGAGCGTGGAGAGCTGTTCGGCATAGTCTGGAACGCTCTCTTGAAAGAAATCGACGATCCTTCTTTTGAAGTCGATCAGCTTCGAATGGAGTTTCTCGAAACCTTCGTTTCCGTATCTCGTCGATGAACCGAAGTCTGCCTTCATCACCAGCGAGGGATAGGCGAACTGAAAACCGAGTCTTCCAACGGCATAGAATTTCTCGCCTGCCCGAATACCTTCGCTGTAGATTTTCACACTGTGCAGAATCTTCTTCCACTCGCCGTTCGAGAAGCCCTTGACGTTCGTGGCGATCACGTAGTTCGGCCTTTCCATCGTGGCGTAGCCCACGATCTCGCAAGGTCCACTGATTCTCTGTATCGATGCGAGGAAGTTTCCAAGGCAGAAAAAGATGGCAAAGACGATCAGATGCCTCTTCTTGAAGAGCGACAACAAGGCTGCCAAAAGAGTTAAAGGAAAGACTGGGGAGAGGATCACCCCAGTCGATAAACCGACGAACGCTGTGAGCCAGAAGAATTTCATGCACCGAATTTTTCAAGCCTGAGCGCGTGTGCAAGCACCAGTCCCATCACGTCGACGGCGTAGATCGTTCCCAGACTCCCCCTGGCGCACTCGAATTCATCGAACGCGTTGCTCAGTCCTCTCCTCGTGTACCTCGAGTGGATCATCAGTGGTACGGGATGCCAGCTGTGCGCCTTCAGAGCCACCGGAGTGGAATGATCGCCCGTGACGACGAACACGTCCGGCTTGAGCTCCAGCAGTGTCGGCAAGGCCTCATCGACCTCTTCGATGACGTGCACCTTCCCTTCGTAGTTACCGTCCTCTCCGTAGGAATCCGTTTTTTTAACATGCACGTAGAAGAAATCGTAGTCGTTCCACACCTGTTTCAAAGTCTCGAACTCTTCTTTCACGGTGTTGCCCGTCTGAACGATTTGCATCCCGATGAGCTTCGCTATGCCTCTGTACATGGGGTATGTGGCGATCGCGGCGGCCTTCAGTTTGTAGACTTCCGGAAATTGTGGAAGCTTTGGATACTTCGAAAATCCTCTCATGAGGGCGCAGTTCATTTTCGGCTCGTCCGAGAGCACTCTTCTTATCTCATCGAGCAGTTTGTTCACGATGAGCGCAGTTTTCTCCGCCTCCTTCGCCAAAGCCTGCGTGTAGACGAAGGGTTTTCCCTCTTTCTGCGGGTCCGCATCGCTCAGCCTGTCGTCCAGTTCTTCGCCCGTGAGCTTCACCACGAACCTGTGCTCTTTTCCTGGGTAGAACGAGACCTTCACATCTTCGATGGACTGGATCGCTTTTGCCAGCTTCTTAACGACCTTCGAGCTTTCCTCCGTTGAAGGTCTGCCTGCCCTGCGATCGACGACGATATTCTCCCTGATCGTGGCGAAGTTCGCCCTCGCTACGACGTCCTTCTCACCCACCGGCACGTCCGAACCGAGCGCTTCGAGTATGCCACGACCGATCTGGTACTTCACAGGATCGTAACCGAACAGTGCGAGGTGTCCCGGACCGCTTCCCGGTGTGATACCGTGCATAACGGGGATCGTTTGACCGAGGTCCGATTCCTTCGCGAGCCTGTCGAGGTTAGGTTTTCTCGCGGCCTGAAGTGGTGTTTTACCGTTCTCTGCCGGGATGTCTCCCACTCCGTCCATGACAAGCAGAACGATCTTGGTGTTCGCAGCCTGAACCAGCTCACTCAGAAGTTGCTGTCTGTCGTACACCTTATCACCTCCAGAACGCTGGTAGAAAGACATTTCAGATTTTCATCCTTCATTGTGGTCACCTCATCGAGGGTTGGATCGGTTGATAGAACCTTCAGCAGTGTGAGGAACAGTCCGCTCGCTGTCGTGAAATCTCTGTTCTCTATCTCTTCGAGGGAGAAGGTTTCATCTTCGATCTGGGAGACTTTCCTCGCGAATTCCCAGTGGTACTCCTGAAGATCGTGCACCACATCGCTGATGTAAGATTCCAGATCGAATTCTGCATGAACCCCCACGTGCATCAAAAGCCTTGTCAGGGCTATCGCAACGGCGAGCATGATGCCACTTGAGCAGAACGCGACCACCGCTCTGGTGACGTTCTTCTCCATCTGAACGGGATCTTCACTGCTTGCCAGGGCAACGGCGAGCAGGAATTTCACCCAGTTCGCATCGTCGATCTGCTCGTCCTGCATGGTCAAAAGGCCCTGCTTTATCATTCTCGCTCTCTCGCTGTCTGGAAACACGAACGCGAGTCTCTGAAGGTTCAGCTCCCCCCGAACCATACACTTTTCGATCTTCGAAACCATCTCTTCAACGCACGCTGAGGACTTCAATCTGCCTTTCCAGAGCTTCAAAAAGTCGATCAACTCGTGGGCTTTGGTCTTGAACTGTTCTGGTACGTTCTCGAGCAATTCGATGGCCTTCTTTCTGTCAACGAAGAATGTGAGCAGTGCCCTGTTGTACTGGATGAAGGCCTCGTCGCTCAAGTTGCACGCTCTGTCTATCTGTTCTTTAGCTTCTTCGTAGAAGCCGAGCCGTCTGAGACACAGCGCGTACTCGTTGAGCAGCACAGGATCTTCGGGGTTTTTCTCGATCAGCTTTTTGAAGATCTGCAACGCTTCGAAGTGCTTTCCGAGCCTCGAGAGTGTGTGGGTGAGGTTGAAGGCGCTTTCCAGATCCTCACTGTTCAACTCTAAGGCCTTCTTGAGTGCTTTCTCCGCCATGGAGTATTTCTGGAGCATGTTGCACGCGACGCCCAGTCTTGCATGCGCGAGGTGGAAATTTGGGTCTTTCTGCGCGGCAACCTGGTAGAAATCACATGCGATCTTCGTTTCTCCCATCTCCAGATAACAATCGCCAATCCTCACGACGGGCAAGAGGAACTGCTGGTCGAGCTCGTAAGCCTTCTGGTATTCTTCTATGGCATCTTCGAATTCTTTTCTGGCACGTAGGATGTTCCCGAGTTCGTAGTGTGCGAGCGCGAAGTTTGGATTTCTCGAAATGCACGATCTCAGACAGATCTCCGCCATCTCGAACTCCCGTTTCTTGACGTAGATCAATCCTTTGAAGAAGTCGTACCTGTAATCCTTCGAGATCTTCCTAGCCCGCTCGACGTAGTCGTTCGCTGTGTCCAGATCGTCCACGTTCAGGGCGGCTTTCACTTTTTCGTAGTAGAAGTAGAGTAGGTAAGATTCGTAGTACGGATCCTTCGAGACGCTGTACTGCGCCTCGAGCCCGCGAACGATCACGTCCAATGGTATTCGATCTTGATCCACGATCAAAGGCAAATCTTCGGCGAGAACCGGCAGCTTTATGGGAAGGTTCAGCTGTTTGGCACGGTCAGGTTTGAGCGGAAGATAGACTATCGCCTTTATCTTGATCCACCTCCTGTGGGGTTTCGAAACTGATCTTTCCGAATTTTGCCTGTGCGATACTGTTGAAGAAATTGACTTTCGCTCTGTCTAAATCGGGTGCGCCACCTTTCAGCAGCATTCCCTTTTCGAGTGCGTACTTCTCCAGAAAGCTGTTGAGATCATGATCTTCGATGCCCACAATGCTTGAGTATATCTGAAACGCGCGTTGCAGGACTTTCTCATCAACCATTTCGACGGTGAGGCTCCCGATCAGAAGCAGTTTCGCACCCAGCTCGACGCTCCAGAGTTCCGGTAAGAGCAGTCCCGGCGTGTCCAGCACTCTGAACAGACCTTCCACAGAGAACCACTGCAAAGATCTCGTGATGCCGGGCACGGCACCCACCTGCGCCGAACGCTTGCCCTTGAGTTTGTTTATCAGAGTCGATTTTCCCACGTTTGGCACACCGACGACGACCAGGAGCGAACCTCTATCGACGTGTTTCGCAAGAAAATCTATCACTTTCTTTCTGTCCGTGTCTTTGTCGAACACGAAGACGGCCTCTTTCTGGTTCTGAAAGTGCTGTTTCCACAGCTCGGTCGTCTTCGCATCTGCCAGGTCAGATTTGCCGAGGAATATCAAATTCTTCTTCGCTTTCAAAGGCGCTCTGCTGTAAGATCGAGTGGCTAAAGGTGCCCGGGCATCGAGCAACTCTATGACCACATCGACGAGTTTGACGATTTTAGACAGCTGTTTCGACGCCTTGGCCATGTGACCTGGATACCACATGCTGCGTCCTCCCAGAAGATTGTAGCATCGTGGTGGTAGAATAATCGCGGAGGGGTGTTTTTGAGAGTCCTCGGTTTGATTCTGGCGGGCGGGCACAGCGAATCCTTAGGACCACTCGTTTCAAAGCGTGCGAGCGCCGCACTACCGGTGTTCGGAAAGTATCGGGCCATCGATTTCACGCTGAGCAACATGGTCAATGCGAGCATCAGAAAGGTTGGCGTTCTGACGCAGTACAACCCGAGGAGTTTGATGGACCACCTCGGTTCCGGCAAGGAATGGGACCTGGACAGGAAGAACGGAGGACTCTTCATCCTTCAGCCGTATGTGAGCGCGGAAGGCTCGTACTGGTACAAGGGCACGGCCGATGCCATCTTCCAGAACATGACGATACTGAGGCGTGGAGAGGAAGATTACGTGCTCATCGGTTCGGGAGACCACATATACAAGATAGATTTCACACAGGTCTTCAACTTCCACTTCTCGACCGGTGCGGACATCACACTCCTGGTGAAGTACCTGGATGAAACTTACGATCTGACTCAGTACGGCATCGTTCAGATGGAAGGACACAGGATCGTTTCGATAGAAGAAAAACCTCAGCATCCCAGGGGCAATCTGGCATTTCTGGGCATCTACTTCATGAACAAGTACCTTTTGATGGAACTGCTCTACAACTACGTGACGAAGGGTGAGAACGACCTGCTCAACATAATCGTATCGCAGCTCGGAAGATTGAAGGTTCACGGTTACGTCTTAGAAGGTTACTGGAGGAACGTGAAGAAGGGTATCGACGAATACTTCAGGATAAACATGGACGCACTGAAGAAGGAGATCAGGGATGAACTCTTCTACAAGTACGGTAAGGTCTACACGAAACTGAAAGATCTGCCACCACCGAAAATCGGTTCCAGCGCTGTCATAAAGAACAGCATCATCTCGGACGGTTGCATCGTCAACGGTCATGTGGAAAACTCCGTTCTTTTCAGAGGAGTTGTAGTCAAAGCTGGGGCTGTTGTGGAAAACGCTGTGGTGATGCAGGACACAGTGATCGAAGAGGGTGCCGTGGTGAAGAACGCGATTTTAGACAAGGAAGTGCTGATCAGACAGCAGGGAAGACTCGTTGGAAAGGAAAAGCT is drawn from Thermotoga sp. Ku-13t and contains these coding sequences:
- a CDS encoding 2,3-bisphosphoglycerate-independent phosphoglycerate mutase, with the translated sequence MYDRQQLLSELVQAANTKIVLLVMDGVGDIPAENGKTPLQAARKPNLDRLAKESDLGQTIPVMHGITPGSGPGHLALFGYDPVKYQIGRGILEALGSDVPVGEKDVVARANFATIRENIVVDRRAGRPSTEESSKVVKKLAKAIQSIEDVKVSFYPGKEHRFVVKLTGEELDDRLSDADPQKEGKPFVYTQALAKEAEKTALIVNKLLDEIRRVLSDEPKMNCALMRGFSKYPKLPQFPEVYKLKAAAIATYPMYRGIAKLIGMQIVQTGNTVKEEFETLKQVWNDYDFFYVHVKKTDSYGEDGNYEGKVHVIEEVDEALPTLLELKPDVFVVTGDHSTPVALKAHSWHPVPLMIHSRYTRRGLSNAFDEFECARGSLGTIYAVDVMGLVLAHALRLEKFGA
- the glgD gene encoding glucose-1-phosphate adenylyltransferase subunit GlgD, yielding MRVLGLILAGGHSESLGPLVSKRASAALPVFGKYRAIDFTLSNMVNASIRKVGVLTQYNPRSLMDHLGSGKEWDLDRKNGGLFILQPYVSAEGSYWYKGTADAIFQNMTILRRGEEDYVLIGSGDHIYKIDFTQVFNFHFSTGADITLLVKYLDETYDLTQYGIVQMEGHRIVSIEEKPQHPRGNLAFLGIYFMNKYLLMELLYNYVTKGENDLLNIIVSQLGRLKVHGYVLEGYWRNVKKGIDEYFRINMDALKKEIRDELFYKYGKVYTKLKDLPPPKIGSSAVIKNSIISDGCIVNGHVENSVLFRGVVVKAGAVVENAVVMQDTVIEEGAVVKNAILDKEVLIRQQGRLVGKEKLAVMEKRAVL
- a CDS encoding tetratricopeptide repeat protein — translated: MDQDRIPLDVIVRGLEAQYSVSKDPYYESYLLYFYYEKVKAALNVDDLDTANDYVERARKISKDYRYDFFKGLIYVKKREFEMAEICLRSCISRNPNFALAHYELGNILRARKEFEDAIEEYQKAYELDQQFLLPVVRIGDCYLEMGETKIACDFYQVAAQKDPNFHLAHARLGVACNMLQKYSMAEKALKKALELNSEDLESAFNLTHTLSRLGKHFEALQIFKKLIEKNPEDPVLLNEYALCLRRLGFYEEAKEQIDRACNLSDEAFIQYNRALLTFFVDRKKAIELLENVPEQFKTKAHELIDFLKLWKGRLKSSACVEEMVSKIEKCMVRGELNLQRLAFVFPDSERARMIKQGLLTMQDEQIDDANWVKFLLAVALASSEDPVQMEKNVTRAVVAFCSSGIMLAVAIALTRLLMHVGVHAEFDLESYISDVVHDLQEYHWEFARKVSQIEDETFSLEEIENRDFTTASGLFLTLLKVLSTDPTLDEVTTMKDENLKCLSTSVLEVIRCTTDSNF
- a CDS encoding ComEC/Rec2 family competence protein, whose translation is MKFFWLTAFVGLSTGVILSPVFPLTLLAALLSLFKKRHLIVFAIFFCLGNFLASIQRISGPCEIVGYATMERPNYVIATNVKGFSNGEWKKILHSVKIYSEGIRAGEKFYAVGRLGFQFAYPSLVMKADFGSSTRYGNEGFEKLHSKLIDFKRRIVDFFQESVPDYAEQLSTLVFSDPSFDASQAERVRKSGLAHLFAVSGLHVGIVYTLFDLLVSLFTHSLFVRRSLSTLLTFMFALMTGPSPSALRAATMLAVWNLFRLIDYPIEPLNLLGLVATMNLLFEPFVVLSPSFLMSYSAAATLVAIQERLKELNGAIKNLLISLLALAGVAPFLLLFSTLNLFAPLFSIPAILIATLILWACVLVMFLLTMNLQSAAAMLIRGATPLFWSLQGLIDLSSKFLNLSGNFVLYSISSALLLFLLWHFGQSPKNFTS
- a CDS encoding GTPase; protein product: MWYPGHMAKASKQLSKIVKLVDVVIELLDARAPLATRSYSRAPLKAKKNLIFLGKSDLADAKTTELWKQHFQNQKEAVFVFDKDTDRKKVIDFLAKHVDRGSLLVVVGVPNVGKSTLINKLKGKRSAQVGAVPGITRSLQWFSVEGLFRVLDTPGLLLPELWSVELGAKLLLIGSLTVEMVDEKVLQRAFQIYSSIVGIEDHDLNSFLEKYALEKGMLLKGGAPDLDRAKVNFFNSIAQAKFGKISFETPQEVDQDKGDSLSSAQT